DNA sequence from the bacterium genome:
AGCCTGTCCTTCCCGCCCTCCAGGACCGTCCGAAGGTCATCTCTTGGGTCCTGGCGGCCCACCGTTATGGGCTGGCGGGTCCGGAGGACCGGCCCGAAAACGGGGAACCTTACAAGGCTTTCCTTGGCGATGAAGGTGGTGTCCATGAGGGGTTGGATGAGGCAGGGAAGGACCATGGTTTCCAGAGTGCTCATGTGGTTGGCCACGAAAACGCATGGCCCGTTCACCCGCCTGAGCACATCCATATTCTCGATCCTGAACCGCACGCCCACCGATTCTAGGTTCCTGAATACCTCGAGACTGCTCAGGGACCATTGATCCCCATCGTACAGCCCCGAAACAGCCAGGCGGTTCGCCCGCCAATAGATGCCCAGCATCTTCCAGTGAAACACGAGGCTGGGCCAGCGGCGGGCCAACCAGCCTGTTTCTCTCGCTGGCGATTCATATTCTCCAGTCATCGTCACCGGGTCCATGGCCTTATCCTTACACCATCATCCCGGACAGGTCACCCCCCTGCGAAGGCTG
Encoded proteins:
- a CDS encoding lysophospholipid acyltransferase family protein is translated as MDPVTMTGEYESPARETGWLARRWPSLVFHWKMLGIYWRANRLAVSGLYDGDQWSLSSLEVFRNLESVGVRFRIENMDVLRRVNGPCVFVANHMSTLETMVLPCLIQPLMDTTFIAKESLVRFPVFGPVLRTRQPITVGRQDPRDDLRTVLEGGKDRLDGGRSIIVFPQTTRRRIFDPDQFNTIGAKLASRASVPVVPIALKTDAWGVGSLIKDFGPIDPDRSVRIAFGDPLTVRGNGREEHQQVIRFIQGKLEEWERSEQ